The following proteins come from a genomic window of Chiroxiphia lanceolata isolate bChiLan1 chromosome 16, bChiLan1.pri, whole genome shotgun sequence:
- the MRM2 gene encoding rRNA methyltransferase 2, mitochondrial, producing the protein MAGPGVNLPFLPGSCWRSVSRCLHTTVRFLKKTGTEQLWLERHLKDPFVKASKQQHYRCRSAFKLLEIDDKLHILRPGLSVLDCGAAPGAWSQVAVERVNALGTDPAVPTGFVLGVDLLRISPLEGAVFLSKTDIADPSTLRTIQSLLPAGKADVILSDMAPNATGIKELDHQKVIKLCLGLLNLSQSILKPKGTMLCKFWDGSEARLLQNRLKEQFQDVRTIKPQASRKESAESYYLARLYKGK; encoded by the exons atggcggggccggggg TTAACTTGCCTTTCTTGCCGGGCAGCTGTTGGCGTTCGGTGAGCAGATGTCTGCACACCACTGTCAggtttctgaagaaaactggaaCTGAGCAGCTGTGGTTGGAGCGGCACTTGAAGGATCCTTTTGTCAAGGcatcaaagcagcagcattaccGTTGCAGAAGTGCCTTCAAATTGCTGGAGATCGATGACAAGCTTCATATTCTTCGGCCAGGACTTTCTGTTCTCGACTGTGGAGCAGCACCTGGTGCTTGGAGCCAGGTTGCTGTAGAGAGGGTCAATGCCTTGGGTACTG ATCCTGCTGTCCCCACTGGCTTCGTCCTTGGCGTTGACCTCCTGCGGATTTCTCCTCTGGAAGGAGCAGTTTTCCTGTCGAAGACTGACATTGCAGACCCCAGCACGCTGAGGACAATCCAGAGCCTGCTTCCCGCGGGGAAGGCGGACGTTATCCTGAGCGACATGGCACCTAACGCGACGGGCATCAAGGAACTGGATCACCAGAAGGTGATCAAGCTGTGCTTGGGCCTTCTGAACCTGtcccaaagcattttaaagcCAAAGGGAACGATGCTCTGTAAGTTCTGGGATGGATCTGAGGCCCGTCTTCTGCAAAACAGACTGAAGGAGCAGTTCCAGGACGTGAGAACTATAAAGCCTCAGGCCAGCCGGAAGGAGTCTGCGGAATCTTATTACTTGGCAAGGCTGTACAAAGggaaatga
- the NUDT1 gene encoding 7,8-dihydro-8-oxoguanine triphosphatase, whose product MYTSRLFTLVLVVQPSRVLLGMKKRGFGAGLWNGFGGKVQPGESIEEAARRELLEESGLTVDTLQKMGRITFEFVGNSELMDVHIFRADHFHGEPTESEEMRPQWFQLDEVPFNCMWPDDIYWFPLVLQRKLFRGYFKFQGQDTILEHSLKEVEEV is encoded by the exons ATGTACACGTCCAGACTCTTCACCCTCGTCCTGGTGGTGCAGCCATCCCGTGTCCTCCTGGGCATGAAGAAGCGCGGGTTCGGCGCCGGGCTGTGGAACGGCTTCGGGGGGAAGGTGCAGCCCGGGGAGAGCATCGAGGAGGCTGCCCGGAG ggagctcctggaggaGAGTGGACTGACTGTGGACACCTTGCAGAAGATGGGTCGGATCACATTTGAATTTGTGGGCAACTCTGAACTCATGGACGTTCACATTTTCCGGGCAGATCACTTCCACGGAGAGCCAACAGAAAGTGAGG AAATGCGGCCCCAGTGGTTTCAGCTGGACGAGGTGCCATTCAACTGCATGTGGCCAGATGATATCTACTGGTTTCCCCTGGTGCTTCAGAGAAAGTTGTTTCGTGGCTATTTTAAGTTCCAGGGACAAGACACCATCCTGGAGCACAGCCTGAAAGAAGTGGAGGAAGTTTAA